In a genomic window of Lepisosteus oculatus isolate fLepOcu1 chromosome 3, fLepOcu1.hap2, whole genome shotgun sequence:
- the trappc13 gene encoding trafficking protein particle complex subunit 13 isoform X2: MQVKVHRFTQTGKMDVNQAKQEHLLALKVMRLTKPTLFTNTPVTCEDRDLPGDLFSQLMKEDPSTIKGAETLMLGEMLTLPQNFGNIFLGETFSSYISVHNDSTQVVKDILVKADLQTSSQRLNLSASNSTVAELKPECCIDDVIHHEVKEIGTHILVCAVSYTTQTGEKLYFRKFFKFQVLKPLDVKTKFYNAESDLNSVTDEVFLEAQIQNITTSPMFMEKVSLEPSMMYNVTELNSVSTGEEGISTFGKMSYLQPLDTRQYLYCLKPKPEFAEKAGVIKGVTVIGKLDIVWKTNLGERGRLQTSQLQRMAPGYGDVRLSLESIPDTVNLEEPFNITCKITNCSERTMDLVLEMCNTGSIHWCGISGKQLGKLSPSSSLYLTLRPLASVQGLQSISGLRLTDTFLKRTYEYDDIAQVCVVSSCLNRES; this comes from the exons ATGCAGGTGAAGGTTCACAGGTTCACGCAGACAGGGAAGATGGATGTCAACCAGGCCAAACAAGAGCATTTGCTGGCTTTAAAAG TGATGCGATTGACAAAACCAACGCTTTTCACAAACACACCGGTGACATGTGAGGACCGAGATCTGCCAG GCGACCTTTTCAGCCAGCTAATGAAGGAAGACCCTTCAACTATAAAGGGGGCTGAGACGCTGATGCTCGGAGAGATGTTGACACTTCCGCAGAACTTTGG AAACATTTTCCTTGGTGAAACCTTTTCCAGTTACATCAGTGTGCACAATGACAGCACTCAGGTTGTGAAGGACATATTGGTAAAG GCAGACCTTCAGACGAGCTCCCAGCGCTTAAACCTTTCAGCATCCAACTCGACTGTGGCAGAGCTGAAACCGGAGTGCTGTATCGATGACGTCATCCACCACGAGGTTAAAGAAATCGGAACGCACAT ATTGGTTTGTGCTGTGAGTTACACCACTCAAACAGGGGAAAAGTTATACTTCAGAAAGTTCTTCAAATTTCAG GTTCTGAAACCACTGGATGTGAAGACCAAGTTCTACAACGCTGAA AGTGACCTCAATTCTGtg ACAGATGAGGTCTTTCTGGAGGCCCAGATCCAGAACATCACCACCTCCCCCATGTTTATGGAGAAGGTGTCCTTGGAGCCCTCAATGATGTACAACGTGACAGAGCTGAACAGCGTCTCCACAGGGGAAGAAGG aatatccACCTTTGGAAAGATGTCTTACTTGCAGCCCCTGGACACTCGCCAGTACCTGTACTGCTTGAAGCCCAAGCCCGAGTTTGCTGAGAAGGCTGGCGTGATTAAGGGGGTCACAGTGATTGGCAAGCTTGACATAGTGTGGAAAACCAACCTGGGGGAGAGAGGGCGACTCCAGACCAGTCAGCTCCAGAGAATG GCCCCTGGCTATGGCGATGTGAGGCTTTCTCTGGAGTCGATACCGGACACTGTCAATTTAGAAGAACCTTTCAACATTACATGTAAAATAACAAACTGCAG CGAGAGAACAATGGACCTAGTCCTGGAGATGTGCAACACTGGCTCGATCCACTGGTGTGGAATTTCAGGAAAGCAACTGGGGAAGTTAAGCCCCAGTTCCTCTCTATACCTCACACTCAGACCCTTGGCTTCAGTCCAGGGCCTACAG AGCATATCTGGTTTGAGGCTGACGGACACCTTCTTGAAAAGAACTTATGAATATGACGATATAGCACAGGTGTGCGTAGTCTCTTCCTGCTTGAATCGAGAAAGCTAA
- the trappc13 gene encoding trafficking protein particle complex subunit 13 isoform X1, protein MQVKVHRFTQTGKMDVNQAKQEHLLALKVMRLTKPTLFTNTPVTCEDRDLPGDLFSQLMKEDPSTIKGAETLMLGEMLTLPQNFGNIFLGETFSSYISVHNDSTQVVKDILVKADLQTSSQRLNLSASNSTVAELKPECCIDDVIHHEVKEIGTHILVCAVSYTTQTGEKLYFRKFFKFQVLKPLDVKTKFYNAESDLNSVTDEVFLEAQIQNITTSPMFMEKVSLEPSMMYNVTELNSVSTGEEGISTFGKMSYLQPLDTRQYLYCLKPKPEFAEKAGVIKGVTVIGKLDIVWKTNLGERGRLQTSQLQRMAPGYGDVRLSLESIPDTVNLEEPFNITCKITNCSSERTMDLVLEMCNTGSIHWCGISGKQLGKLSPSSSLYLTLRPLASVQGLQSISGLRLTDTFLKRTYEYDDIAQVCVVSSCLNRES, encoded by the exons ATGCAGGTGAAGGTTCACAGGTTCACGCAGACAGGGAAGATGGATGTCAACCAGGCCAAACAAGAGCATTTGCTGGCTTTAAAAG TGATGCGATTGACAAAACCAACGCTTTTCACAAACACACCGGTGACATGTGAGGACCGAGATCTGCCAG GCGACCTTTTCAGCCAGCTAATGAAGGAAGACCCTTCAACTATAAAGGGGGCTGAGACGCTGATGCTCGGAGAGATGTTGACACTTCCGCAGAACTTTGG AAACATTTTCCTTGGTGAAACCTTTTCCAGTTACATCAGTGTGCACAATGACAGCACTCAGGTTGTGAAGGACATATTGGTAAAG GCAGACCTTCAGACGAGCTCCCAGCGCTTAAACCTTTCAGCATCCAACTCGACTGTGGCAGAGCTGAAACCGGAGTGCTGTATCGATGACGTCATCCACCACGAGGTTAAAGAAATCGGAACGCACAT ATTGGTTTGTGCTGTGAGTTACACCACTCAAACAGGGGAAAAGTTATACTTCAGAAAGTTCTTCAAATTTCAG GTTCTGAAACCACTGGATGTGAAGACCAAGTTCTACAACGCTGAA AGTGACCTCAATTCTGtg ACAGATGAGGTCTTTCTGGAGGCCCAGATCCAGAACATCACCACCTCCCCCATGTTTATGGAGAAGGTGTCCTTGGAGCCCTCAATGATGTACAACGTGACAGAGCTGAACAGCGTCTCCACAGGGGAAGAAGG aatatccACCTTTGGAAAGATGTCTTACTTGCAGCCCCTGGACACTCGCCAGTACCTGTACTGCTTGAAGCCCAAGCCCGAGTTTGCTGAGAAGGCTGGCGTGATTAAGGGGGTCACAGTGATTGGCAAGCTTGACATAGTGTGGAAAACCAACCTGGGGGAGAGAGGGCGACTCCAGACCAGTCAGCTCCAGAGAATG GCCCCTGGCTATGGCGATGTGAGGCTTTCTCTGGAGTCGATACCGGACACTGTCAATTTAGAAGAACCTTTCAACATTACATGTAAAATAACAAACTGCAG TAGCGAGAGAACAATGGACCTAGTCCTGGAGATGTGCAACACTGGCTCGATCCACTGGTGTGGAATTTCAGGAAAGCAACTGGGGAAGTTAAGCCCCAGTTCCTCTCTATACCTCACACTCAGACCCTTGGCTTCAGTCCAGGGCCTACAG AGCATATCTGGTTTGAGGCTGACGGACACCTTCTTGAAAAGAACTTATGAATATGACGATATAGCACAGGTGTGCGTAGTCTCTTCCTGCTTGAATCGAGAAAGCTAA
- the trappc13 gene encoding trafficking protein particle complex subunit 13 isoform X4, producing MQVKVHRFTQTGKMDVNQAKQEHLLALKVMRLTKPTLFTNTPVTCEDRDLPGDLFSQLMKEDPSTIKGAETLMLGEMLTLPQNFGNIFLGETFSSYISVHNDSTQVVKDILVKADLQTSSQRLNLSASNSTVAELKPECCIDDVIHHEVKEIGTHILVCAVSYTTQTGEKLYFRKFFKFQVLKPLDVKTKFYNAETDEVFLEAQIQNITTSPMFMEKVSLEPSMMYNVTELNSVSTGEEGISTFGKMSYLQPLDTRQYLYCLKPKPEFAEKAGVIKGVTVIGKLDIVWKTNLGERGRLQTSQLQRMAPGYGDVRLSLESIPDTVNLEEPFNITCKITNCSERTMDLVLEMCNTGSIHWCGISGKQLGKLSPSSSLYLTLRPLASVQGLQSISGLRLTDTFLKRTYEYDDIAQVCVVSSCLNRES from the exons ATGCAGGTGAAGGTTCACAGGTTCACGCAGACAGGGAAGATGGATGTCAACCAGGCCAAACAAGAGCATTTGCTGGCTTTAAAAG TGATGCGATTGACAAAACCAACGCTTTTCACAAACACACCGGTGACATGTGAGGACCGAGATCTGCCAG GCGACCTTTTCAGCCAGCTAATGAAGGAAGACCCTTCAACTATAAAGGGGGCTGAGACGCTGATGCTCGGAGAGATGTTGACACTTCCGCAGAACTTTGG AAACATTTTCCTTGGTGAAACCTTTTCCAGTTACATCAGTGTGCACAATGACAGCACTCAGGTTGTGAAGGACATATTGGTAAAG GCAGACCTTCAGACGAGCTCCCAGCGCTTAAACCTTTCAGCATCCAACTCGACTGTGGCAGAGCTGAAACCGGAGTGCTGTATCGATGACGTCATCCACCACGAGGTTAAAGAAATCGGAACGCACAT ATTGGTTTGTGCTGTGAGTTACACCACTCAAACAGGGGAAAAGTTATACTTCAGAAAGTTCTTCAAATTTCAG GTTCTGAAACCACTGGATGTGAAGACCAAGTTCTACAACGCTGAA ACAGATGAGGTCTTTCTGGAGGCCCAGATCCAGAACATCACCACCTCCCCCATGTTTATGGAGAAGGTGTCCTTGGAGCCCTCAATGATGTACAACGTGACAGAGCTGAACAGCGTCTCCACAGGGGAAGAAGG aatatccACCTTTGGAAAGATGTCTTACTTGCAGCCCCTGGACACTCGCCAGTACCTGTACTGCTTGAAGCCCAAGCCCGAGTTTGCTGAGAAGGCTGGCGTGATTAAGGGGGTCACAGTGATTGGCAAGCTTGACATAGTGTGGAAAACCAACCTGGGGGAGAGAGGGCGACTCCAGACCAGTCAGCTCCAGAGAATG GCCCCTGGCTATGGCGATGTGAGGCTTTCTCTGGAGTCGATACCGGACACTGTCAATTTAGAAGAACCTTTCAACATTACATGTAAAATAACAAACTGCAG CGAGAGAACAATGGACCTAGTCCTGGAGATGTGCAACACTGGCTCGATCCACTGGTGTGGAATTTCAGGAAAGCAACTGGGGAAGTTAAGCCCCAGTTCCTCTCTATACCTCACACTCAGACCCTTGGCTTCAGTCCAGGGCCTACAG AGCATATCTGGTTTGAGGCTGACGGACACCTTCTTGAAAAGAACTTATGAATATGACGATATAGCACAGGTGTGCGTAGTCTCTTCCTGCTTGAATCGAGAAAGCTAA
- the trappc13 gene encoding trafficking protein particle complex subunit 13 isoform X3 yields the protein MQVKVHRFTQTGKMDVNQAKQEHLLALKVMRLTKPTLFTNTPVTCEDRDLPGDLFSQLMKEDPSTIKGAETLMLGEMLTLPQNFGNIFLGETFSSYISVHNDSTQVVKDILVKADLQTSSQRLNLSASNSTVAELKPECCIDDVIHHEVKEIGTHILVCAVSYTTQTGEKLYFRKFFKFQVLKPLDVKTKFYNAETDEVFLEAQIQNITTSPMFMEKVSLEPSMMYNVTELNSVSTGEEGISTFGKMSYLQPLDTRQYLYCLKPKPEFAEKAGVIKGVTVIGKLDIVWKTNLGERGRLQTSQLQRMAPGYGDVRLSLESIPDTVNLEEPFNITCKITNCSSERTMDLVLEMCNTGSIHWCGISGKQLGKLSPSSSLYLTLRPLASVQGLQSISGLRLTDTFLKRTYEYDDIAQVCVVSSCLNRES from the exons ATGCAGGTGAAGGTTCACAGGTTCACGCAGACAGGGAAGATGGATGTCAACCAGGCCAAACAAGAGCATTTGCTGGCTTTAAAAG TGATGCGATTGACAAAACCAACGCTTTTCACAAACACACCGGTGACATGTGAGGACCGAGATCTGCCAG GCGACCTTTTCAGCCAGCTAATGAAGGAAGACCCTTCAACTATAAAGGGGGCTGAGACGCTGATGCTCGGAGAGATGTTGACACTTCCGCAGAACTTTGG AAACATTTTCCTTGGTGAAACCTTTTCCAGTTACATCAGTGTGCACAATGACAGCACTCAGGTTGTGAAGGACATATTGGTAAAG GCAGACCTTCAGACGAGCTCCCAGCGCTTAAACCTTTCAGCATCCAACTCGACTGTGGCAGAGCTGAAACCGGAGTGCTGTATCGATGACGTCATCCACCACGAGGTTAAAGAAATCGGAACGCACAT ATTGGTTTGTGCTGTGAGTTACACCACTCAAACAGGGGAAAAGTTATACTTCAGAAAGTTCTTCAAATTTCAG GTTCTGAAACCACTGGATGTGAAGACCAAGTTCTACAACGCTGAA ACAGATGAGGTCTTTCTGGAGGCCCAGATCCAGAACATCACCACCTCCCCCATGTTTATGGAGAAGGTGTCCTTGGAGCCCTCAATGATGTACAACGTGACAGAGCTGAACAGCGTCTCCACAGGGGAAGAAGG aatatccACCTTTGGAAAGATGTCTTACTTGCAGCCCCTGGACACTCGCCAGTACCTGTACTGCTTGAAGCCCAAGCCCGAGTTTGCTGAGAAGGCTGGCGTGATTAAGGGGGTCACAGTGATTGGCAAGCTTGACATAGTGTGGAAAACCAACCTGGGGGAGAGAGGGCGACTCCAGACCAGTCAGCTCCAGAGAATG GCCCCTGGCTATGGCGATGTGAGGCTTTCTCTGGAGTCGATACCGGACACTGTCAATTTAGAAGAACCTTTCAACATTACATGTAAAATAACAAACTGCAG TAGCGAGAGAACAATGGACCTAGTCCTGGAGATGTGCAACACTGGCTCGATCCACTGGTGTGGAATTTCAGGAAAGCAACTGGGGAAGTTAAGCCCCAGTTCCTCTCTATACCTCACACTCAGACCCTTGGCTTCAGTCCAGGGCCTACAG AGCATATCTGGTTTGAGGCTGACGGACACCTTCTTGAAAAGAACTTATGAATATGACGATATAGCACAGGTGTGCGTAGTCTCTTCCTGCTTGAATCGAGAAAGCTAA